The following are encoded in a window of Pseudomonas sp. St316 genomic DNA:
- a CDS encoding Na/Pi cotransporter family protein: MLTLLNLLSAVALLIWGTHIVRTGILRVYGSNLRHVIGQNMSRRWLAFVAGIMVTAMVQSSNATAMLVTSFVGQGLMALTPALATMLGADVGTALMARVLTLDLSWLSPLLIFLGVIFFLSRKQTRVGQMGRVGIGLGLIILALQLIVEAAAPITHAQGVKVIFASLTGDILLDALVGALFAMISYSSLAAVLLTATLAGAAVISLPVAIGLVIGANIGSGVLAFLSTSMQNTAGRQVALGSLLYKLIGLLLIIPVLDPLVVWLDSLDFSPQETVIGFHLLYNAVRCLVLLPSVAPMARLCAWLMPERPETNGTAKPRHLDLTALVTPSLALANAARETLRIGDLIESMLEAMLDVLRGAQTAVTQDMRRMSDDVEALCSAIKLYMAQMPREDLSEQDSRRWAEIIELAINLKLASDLIERMLRKVQQQKTSQRRSFSDVGLEELAGLHSHLIANLRLGLSVFLSADRESARQLLREKRRFRAQERRMAHAHVSRLQRKVVQSLETSSLHLELIADMRRLNSLFCGSAYVVLETAEIGALAADEISDITHSP, encoded by the coding sequence ATGCTGACCCTGCTCAATTTGCTCTCCGCTGTGGCCCTGCTGATCTGGGGCACGCATATCGTGCGTACCGGCATCTTGCGGGTCTATGGCTCGAACCTGCGCCATGTCATCGGCCAGAACATGTCCAGGCGCTGGCTGGCGTTTGTCGCGGGCATCATGGTCACGGCCATGGTCCAGAGCAGCAACGCCACGGCCATGCTCGTCACCTCGTTCGTCGGCCAGGGGCTGATGGCGCTGACTCCTGCCCTGGCGACCATGCTCGGCGCCGATGTCGGCACCGCGCTGATGGCACGGGTGCTGACCCTCGACCTGTCGTGGCTGTCGCCGCTGCTGATTTTCCTCGGGGTGATTTTTTTCCTGTCGCGCAAACAGACGCGCGTCGGGCAAATGGGCCGGGTCGGCATCGGCCTGGGCCTGATCATCCTGGCCCTGCAATTGATCGTCGAGGCCGCCGCTCCCATCACCCATGCCCAGGGCGTGAAAGTGATCTTCGCCTCGCTGACCGGTGACATCCTGCTCGATGCGCTGGTCGGCGCGCTGTTCGCGATGATCTCCTATTCCAGCCTGGCCGCCGTGCTGTTGACCGCGACATTGGCCGGGGCCGCGGTGATCAGCCTGCCAGTGGCCATCGGCCTGGTGATCGGCGCCAACATCGGCAGCGGCGTCCTGGCGTTTCTCAGCACCAGCATGCAGAACACCGCCGGGCGCCAGGTGGCGCTGGGCAGCCTGCTGTACAAGCTGATCGGGCTGTTGTTGATCATTCCGGTGCTCGATCCGCTGGTGGTCTGGCTCGACAGCCTGGATTTCAGCCCTCAGGAAACGGTGATCGGTTTTCATCTGCTCTATAACGCCGTGCGTTGCCTGGTACTGCTGCCCAGCGTTGCCCCCATGGCCAGGCTCTGCGCCTGGCTGATGCCGGAACGACCCGAGACCAACGGCACGGCCAAGCCACGGCACCTGGACCTCACGGCCCTCGTCACCCCAAGCCTGGCGCTGGCGAACGCGGCCCGAGAAACCCTGCGCATCGGCGATCTGATCGAAAGCATGCTCGAAGCCATGCTGGACGTGCTGCGCGGCGCGCAGACGGCGGTGACCCAGGATATGCGGCGCATGAGCGACGACGTCGAAGCGCTGTGCAGTGCAATCAAGTTGTACATGGCGCAAATGCCCCGCGAGGACCTCAGCGAACAGGACAGCCGCCGTTGGGCGGAAATCATCGAGCTGGCGATCAACCTCAAGCTGGCCAGCGACCTCATCGAGCGCATGTTGCGCAAGGTCCAGCAGCAGAAAACCTCGCAACGTCGCTCCTTTTCCGACGTAGGCCTGGAGGAGTTGGCGGGGCTGCACAGCCACTTGATCGCCAACCTGCGGCTGGGGCTGTCGGTATTTCTCAGTGCCGACCGGGAAAGCGCCCGCCAGTTGCTGCGTGAGAAACGGCGCTTTCGGGCGCAGGAGCGGCGCATGGCCCACGCCCATGTCAGCCGCCTGCAGCGCAAGGTCGTACAAAGCCTGGAGACCAGTTCCCTGCACCTGGAGCTGATCGCCGACATGAGACGCCTCAACTCGCTGTTTTGCGGCAGCGCTTATGTGGTGCTGGAGACGGCCGAGATCGGCGCACTGGCGGCGGATGAAATTTCCGACATTACCCATTCGCCTTGA
- a CDS encoding TerC family protein produces MEWLTNPEIWVAFFTLTALEIVLGIDNIIMISILVSRMPKHMQARTRIFGLALAMVTRILLLLSITWVMRLTADLFEVFGQGISGRDLILFFGGLFLLWKSSQEMYHALEGEDESGDEPSGKGGNFLYTIIQIAIIDIVFSLDSVITAVGMVSHVPVMVAAIIVAVLVMMLASGTISEFIDKHPSLKMLALSFLLVVGTVLIAESFDVHVPKGYVYFAMAFSLAVEAINIKMRTAIARKRKQQDPVKLRKDIPGQ; encoded by the coding sequence ATGGAATGGCTGACCAACCCGGAAATCTGGGTTGCCTTCTTTACCTTGACCGCCCTGGAAATTGTCCTGGGCATCGACAACATCATCATGATCTCGATCCTGGTCAGCCGCATGCCCAAGCACATGCAGGCGCGCACCCGGATCTTCGGCCTGGCGCTGGCCATGGTCACGCGGATCCTGTTGCTGCTGTCCATCACCTGGGTCATGCGCCTGACCGCCGATTTGTTCGAAGTCTTCGGCCAAGGCATCTCCGGTCGTGACCTGATCCTGTTCTTCGGTGGCCTGTTCCTGCTGTGGAAAAGCTCCCAGGAGATGTACCACGCGCTGGAAGGCGAAGACGAAAGCGGCGACGAGCCTTCGGGCAAGGGCGGCAACTTTCTCTATACCATCATCCAGATCGCGATCATCGACATCGTGTTCTCCCTGGACTCGGTCATCACCGCGGTCGGCATGGTTTCCCATGTACCGGTGATGGTCGCCGCGATCATCGTGGCGGTGCTGGTGATGATGCTGGCTTCGGGCACCATCAGTGAGTTCATCGACAAGCACCCGTCGCTGAAGATGCTGGCGCTGTCGTTCCTGCTGGTGGTCGGCACCGTGCTGATCGCCGAGTCGTTCGACGTGCACGTGCCAAAAGGCTACGTCTACTTCGCCATGGCGTTCTCCCTGGCGGTGGAAGCGATCAACATCAAGATGCGTACCGCCATTGCGCGCAAGCGCAAGCAGCAGGATCCGGTGAAACTGCGTAAGGATATTCCGGGCCAGTAA
- a CDS encoding CitMHS family transporter, with protein MLTFLGFAMVITFMFLIMTKRLSALIALIIIPILFALFGGFAPKIGPMMLEGITKLAPTGVMLMFAILYFALMIDSGLFDPAVRKILKLVKGDPLKVSVGTAVLALVVSLDGDGATTYMICVAAMLPLYSRIGMSPRIMAGLIILAGGVMNMTPWGGPTARAASALHVDPSDIFVPMIPAMAAGVVAILVIAYFYGKRERARLGELHLIGDEIDHSELSVSQFPDARRPKLIWFNGLLTLVLMCTLIAGLLPLPVLFMVAFSIAMIVNYPCLQQQKDRVAAHAGSVLSVVSLIFAAGIFTGILSGTGMVDAMSKSLLAVIPDFLGPYLAVITALVSMPFTFFMSNDAFYYGVLPVLSEAASHYGITAVEMARASIVGQPVHLLSPLVPSTYLLVALAGIEFGDHQRFTLKWAVLVCLCILVAALLLGTFPLFSTL; from the coding sequence ATGCTGACTTTCCTTGGCTTCGCCATGGTCATCACGTTCATGTTCCTGATCATGACCAAGCGCCTGTCCGCGCTGATCGCCTTGATCATCATCCCGATCCTGTTCGCCCTGTTCGGCGGTTTTGCGCCGAAAATCGGCCCGATGATGCTCGAAGGCATCACCAAGCTCGCCCCGACCGGGGTGATGCTGATGTTCGCGATTCTGTATTTTGCCCTGATGATCGACTCCGGCCTGTTCGACCCGGCCGTGCGCAAGATCCTCAAGCTGGTCAAGGGCGACCCGTTGAAAGTTTCGGTCGGTACCGCCGTTCTGGCGCTCGTCGTTTCCCTTGATGGTGACGGCGCGACCACTTACATGATCTGCGTGGCCGCGATGCTGCCGCTCTACAGCCGTATCGGCATGAGCCCGCGCATCATGGCTGGCCTGATCATCCTCGCTGGCGGCGTGATGAACATGACCCCGTGGGGCGGCCCGACGGCCCGTGCGGCCAGTGCCCTGCACGTGGACCCGTCCGACATCTTCGTGCCGATGATCCCGGCAATGGCCGCCGGTGTGGTGGCGATCCTGGTCATCGCCTATTTCTACGGCAAGCGTGAACGTGCGCGCCTGGGTGAGCTGCATCTGATCGGCGACGAAATCGATCACAGTGAACTCAGCGTTTCGCAGTTCCCGGATGCGCGCCGTCCGAAACTGATCTGGTTCAACGGCCTGTTGACCCTGGTGTTGATGTGTACCCTGATCGCCGGTCTCCTGCCACTTCCAGTGCTGTTCATGGTGGCCTTCAGCATCGCGATGATCGTCAACTACCCTTGCCTGCAACAGCAGAAGGATCGCGTCGCGGCGCATGCCGGCAGCGTGTTGTCGGTGGTCAGCCTGATTTTCGCAGCAGGTATCTTCACTGGTATCCTGTCCGGCACCGGCATGGTCGATGCCATGTCGAAAAGCCTGCTGGCGGTGATCCCTGATTTCCTCGGCCCGTACCTGGCGGTGATCACGGCGCTGGTCAGCATGCCATTCACGTTCTTCATGTCGAACGACGCGTTTTACTATGGTGTGTTGCCAGTGCTTTCCGAAGCGGCCAGCCACTACGGCATCACGGCGGTGGAAATGGCCCGCGCCTCGATCGTTGGCCAACCGGTCCATCTGCTGAGCCCGCTGGTGCCATCGACCTACCTGCTGGTCGCGCTGGCCGGGATCGAGTTCGGCGATCACCAACGTTTCACCCTGAAGTGGGCAGTACTGGTCTGCCTGTGCATACTGGTTGCAGCATTGCTGTTGGGGACTTTCCCACTGTTCAGCACTCTGTAA
- a CDS encoding DOPA 4,5-dioxygenase family protein, protein MQRIKGYHAHVYFDANTLDQARALCEEAAQLFPLKMGRVHQRPVGPHPDWSCQLAFDPQYIGVVLPWLALNRKGLVIFLHPETGDDLIDHTEHAIWMGAVRPLDLSVF, encoded by the coding sequence ATGCAGCGGATCAAGGGCTACCACGCCCACGTGTATTTCGACGCCAATACCCTCGACCAGGCGCGCGCCCTGTGCGAGGAAGCGGCGCAGCTGTTCCCGCTGAAAATGGGCCGCGTCCATCAGCGCCCGGTCGGCCCGCACCCGGACTGGAGTTGCCAATTGGCGTTCGATCCGCAGTACATCGGCGTGGTCTTGCCGTGGCTGGCGCTCAATCGCAAAGGACTGGTGATTTTCCTGCACCCGGAGACCGGCGATGACCTGATCGACCATACCGAGCATGCGATCTGGATGGGGGCGGTGCGGCCGTTGGATCTTTCAGTATTTTGA
- a CDS encoding NAD(P)H-binding protein: protein MKNAETPVIKVVLYGAMSSLGSALMAEMLRRQHEVIAILDDLTALAPRPGLRTKTGDLFDPERVKQSVAGASAVVCLLNAPGLPMNSEQVERTLIPGPVEQVLAVDALIAGMQAVNVPRLFLVGDFAMLDEEPTDDDLQRHAAEEVLDALKNSPLQWTLINAPYAAPGLGIEHFSQVSTSLEPGMAESLERLNRVAVGIADELRLNLHVGEHVSFVAAV, encoded by the coding sequence ATGAAAAACGCCGAAACCCCGGTCATCAAAGTGGTGCTCTATGGTGCCATGAGCAGCCTCGGCAGTGCGTTGATGGCTGAAATGCTGCGGCGCCAGCACGAAGTCATCGCCATTCTCGACGATCTTACTGCCCTGGCTCCACGCCCGGGCCTGCGGACCAAGACCGGTGATCTCTTCGATCCCGAGCGGGTCAAGCAAAGTGTTGCCGGTGCCAGCGCCGTGGTGTGTCTGCTGAACGCGCCGGGGTTGCCGATGAACAGCGAACAAGTGGAGCGCACATTGATTCCCGGCCCGGTGGAGCAAGTATTGGCCGTGGATGCACTGATCGCCGGCATGCAGGCGGTGAATGTTCCCCGGCTGTTCCTGGTGGGCGACTTTGCGATGCTCGACGAGGAGCCGACGGACGACGATTTGCAGCGCCATGCCGCCGAAGAAGTGCTCGATGCCCTGAAGAACAGCCCGTTGCAGTGGACCTTGATCAACGCACCCTATGCCGCGCCAGGCTTGGGCATCGAGCATTTCAGCCAGGTCAGTACCAGCCTCGAACCCGGCATGGCCGAATCCTTGGAGCGGCTCAACCGGGTGGCGGTCGGCATCGCCGATGAGCTGCGCCTGAACCTGCATGTGGGCGAGCACGTCAGTTTTGTCGCGGCGGTGTAG
- a CDS encoding LysR family transcriptional regulator, translating into MYDALGDLSLELFRVFEAAARQQSFTAAAIELGTTQPAISQQIKRLEEQLGTRLFDRIYRGIELTEAGTILFEQVQAGLQSIDAGLSAITAQHQHEVLQVATDFAFAAYWLMPRLHRFHAANPQVDVSLVTSERNHNMLRTDIDVAVLFGDGRFKQGESRWLFSEEVFPVCSPLLLKERPMPLPAQALAEFPLLHLRAGNSSSWFDWSGVFRELGITSPPAPGQLRFDNYTLLIQAAIGGQGVAIGWRHLVDNLLAQGLLCRPIAETVLSRLGYYVVLPQRKRRGVLIRQFVDWLMEEQANSAESLTGLPLPSIAV; encoded by the coding sequence ATGTATGACGCCCTGGGTGACCTGTCCCTGGAACTGTTCCGTGTCTTTGAAGCCGCAGCTCGCCAACAAAGCTTTACGGCGGCGGCGATTGAGCTGGGCACTACGCAACCGGCCATCAGCCAGCAGATCAAGCGCCTGGAAGAGCAACTGGGTACGCGGTTGTTCGACCGTATCTATCGCGGTATCGAACTGACCGAGGCCGGGACGATCCTGTTCGAGCAGGTGCAGGCCGGCTTGCAGAGCATCGATGCCGGGCTGAGCGCGATCACCGCCCAGCACCAGCATGAGGTGCTGCAGGTCGCCACGGACTTCGCCTTCGCCGCTTATTGGCTGATGCCACGCCTGCATCGCTTTCACGCGGCCAACCCGCAGGTGGACGTCAGCCTGGTGACCAGCGAGCGCAACCACAACATGCTGCGCACCGATATCGACGTTGCCGTATTGTTCGGCGACGGTCGCTTCAAACAAGGCGAAAGTCGCTGGCTGTTCAGCGAAGAAGTCTTTCCGGTGTGCAGCCCGCTGCTGCTCAAGGAACGCCCCATGCCCTTGCCCGCCCAGGCCTTGGCGGAATTTCCGTTGCTGCACCTGCGTGCGGGCAACAGCAGCAGTTGGTTCGACTGGAGTGGCGTATTTCGCGAGCTGGGCATCACGTCACCGCCGGCCCCCGGGCAGTTGCGCTTCGACAACTACACGTTGCTGATCCAGGCGGCGATTGGCGGCCAGGGCGTGGCCATCGGCTGGCGGCACCTTGTGGATAACTTATTGGCCCAGGGCCTGCTGTGTCGTCCGATCGCTGAAACGGTGCTGTCGCGGCTGGGTTATTACGTGGTCTTGCCCCAGCGCAAACGGCGCGGCGTATTGATCAGGCAATTCGTGGATTGGCTGATGGAAGAACAGGCCAACAGTGCCGAATCGCTCACCGGACTGCCGCTGCCTTCCATTGCCGTTTAA
- the betC gene encoding choline-sulfatase, with amino-acid sequence MKRKNILFIMADQMAAPMLPIYGPSPIKLPNLSRLAAEGVVFDAAYCNSPLCAPSRFTLVSGQLPSKIGAYDNAADFPADVPTYAHYLRRLGYRTALSGKMHFCGPDQLHGYEERLTSDIYPADYGWAVNWDEPHVRPSWYHNMSSVLQAGPCVRTNQLDFDEEVVFKAQQYLFDHIREDGDQPFCLTVSMTHPHDPYTIPKAFWDLYDDNDIPLPQTPAQTALDPHSQRLLKVYDLWDKPLPVDKIRDARRAYFGACSYIDSNVGKLLQTLEDTGLLDDTIIVFSGDHGDMLGEKGLWYKMHWFEMAARVPLLISAPGQFASGRVGAAVSTADLLPTLVELAGGTLEPGLPLDGRSLVPHLQGQGGHDEVFGEYMAEGTISPLMMIRRGSWKFIYSEDDPCLLFDVHNDPKELENLSQSPEHQSLFAEFLAEARAKWDIPTIHRQVLASQRRRRFVAQALTLGKLKSWDHQPLVDASQQYMRNHIDLDDLERKARYPQPCQNQ; translated from the coding sequence ATGAAGCGCAAGAACATTCTTTTCATCATGGCCGATCAAATGGCCGCGCCAATGTTGCCGATCTACGGTCCTTCGCCGATCAAGCTGCCGAACCTGTCGCGCCTGGCCGCCGAGGGCGTGGTGTTCGATGCTGCCTATTGCAACAGCCCGCTGTGTGCCCCGTCGCGCTTTACCTTGGTGAGCGGCCAGTTGCCGAGCAAGATCGGTGCGTATGACAACGCGGCGGATTTTCCTGCAGACGTGCCGACCTACGCTCATTACCTGCGCCGCCTCGGCTACCGCACGGCGCTGTCCGGCAAGATGCACTTTTGCGGGCCGGACCAGCTGCACGGCTACGAAGAGCGCTTGACCAGTGACATTTACCCGGCCGACTACGGCTGGGCGGTGAACTGGGACGAGCCGCACGTGCGGCCCAGTTGGTACCACAACATGTCGTCGGTGTTGCAGGCCGGGCCGTGCGTGCGCACCAATCAGCTGGATTTCGATGAAGAAGTGGTGTTCAAGGCCCAGCAATACCTGTTTGACCACATCCGTGAGGACGGTGACCAGCCGTTTTGCCTCACCGTATCGATGACCCACCCACACGACCCGTACACGATTCCCAAGGCGTTCTGGGATTTGTATGACGACAACGACATACCGTTGCCGCAGACCCCGGCGCAAACGGCGCTCGATCCCCACTCCCAGCGGCTGCTGAAGGTCTATGACCTGTGGGACAAGCCACTGCCTGTGGATAAGATTCGGGATGCCCGCCGCGCCTATTTCGGCGCGTGCAGCTACATCGACAGCAACGTCGGCAAGCTCCTGCAAACCCTGGAAGACACCGGTCTGCTGGACGATACGATCATCGTGTTCTCCGGCGATCATGGAGACATGCTCGGCGAAAAAGGGCTCTGGTACAAAATGCACTGGTTCGAAATGGCTGCCCGCGTACCCTTGCTTATCAGCGCGCCGGGGCAGTTCGCCAGCGGCCGGGTGGGCGCGGCGGTGTCTACCGCCGACTTGCTGCCGACCTTGGTGGAGCTGGCTGGCGGCACGCTGGAACCGGGTTTGCCGCTGGATGGCCGTTCGCTGGTGCCGCATCTACAAGGGCAGGGCGGGCATGACGAAGTATTCGGTGAATACATGGCCGAAGGCACCATCAGCCCCTTGATGATGATCCGTCGCGGTTCGTGGAAATTCATCTACAGCGAAGATGACCCGTGCCTGCTGTTCGACGTACACAACGACCCCAAGGAACTGGAAAATCTCAGCCAATCGCCTGAACATCAGTCCCTGTTCGCCGAATTTCTCGCCGAGGCGCGCGCCAAATGGGACATCCCGACGATTCACCGACAGGTGCTTGCCAGCCAGCGGCGGCGCCGTTTTGTCGCCCAGGCGCTGACCCTGGGCAAACTCAAGAGCTGGGATCACCAGCCGCTGGTGGACGCCAGCCAGCAATACATGCGCAATCACATCGACCTCGACGATCTGGAGCGCAAGGCCCGTTATCCACAACCCTGCCAAAACCAATAA
- the choX gene encoding choline ABC transporter substrate-binding protein, with translation MQKLSTVLTAGLLALSSVSAWAEQSCETVKMADPGWSDIAATNAITGFLLDGMGYKAKVDTLAVPITFGGLKDGQVDVFLGNWMPAQQGFYDKFVANGDVTQLAKNLDGTEFTLAVPDYVWDAGVHNFADLNKFADKFDKKIYGIGSGAPANLSLKEIIKTNDFGMGEWKLVESSEQAMLAEVSRAVKKQKFVTFLGWTPHPMNVQLKMHYLKGGEKYFGETGSVYTLTRKGYAQACPNVGKLLTNLSFTQDMENSIMANVLNNKVSNTEAAKAWIKANPAVLDKWLDGVQTLDGKDALAAVKAKL, from the coding sequence ATGCAAAAGTTATCCACAGTACTGACTGCTGGACTGTTGGCGTTGAGCAGTGTTTCGGCCTGGGCCGAGCAAAGCTGCGAAACGGTGAAGATGGCTGATCCGGGTTGGAGCGACATCGCCGCCACCAATGCCATCACCGGTTTCCTGCTGGACGGGATGGGCTACAAGGCCAAGGTCGATACCCTCGCGGTGCCGATCACCTTCGGTGGCCTCAAGGACGGTCAGGTGGATGTGTTTTTGGGTAACTGGATGCCGGCCCAGCAGGGCTTCTACGACAAGTTCGTGGCCAATGGCGATGTCACGCAACTGGCCAAGAACCTGGACGGCACCGAGTTCACCCTGGCGGTCCCGGACTACGTCTGGGATGCCGGTGTGCATAACTTCGCCGACCTGAACAAATTCGCCGACAAGTTCGACAAAAAGATCTACGGCATCGGCTCCGGCGCCCCGGCCAACCTCTCCCTGAAAGAAATCATCAAGACCAATGATTTCGGCATGGGCGAGTGGAAACTGGTGGAATCCAGCGAGCAGGCGATGCTGGCGGAAGTCTCCCGGGCGGTGAAGAAACAGAAATTCGTGACGTTCCTCGGCTGGACCCCGCACCCGATGAACGTGCAATTGAAAATGCACTACCTCAAAGGCGGCGAGAAATACTTCGGCGAAACCGGCAGCGTCTACACCCTGACTCGCAAGGGTTATGCACAGGCCTGCCCGAACGTGGGCAAGTTGTTGACCAACCTGAGCTTCACCCAGGACATGGAAAACAGCATCATGGCGAACGTGCTGAACAACAAGGTCAGCAACACCGAAGCGGCCAAGGCCTGGATCAAGGCCAACCCGGCGGTGCTGGATAAATGGCTGGACGGTGTGCAAACCCTGGATGGCAAGGATGCGCTGGCGGCGGTGAAGGCCAAGCTCTGA